In Carassius auratus strain Wakin unplaced genomic scaffold, ASM336829v1 scaf_tig00011187, whole genome shotgun sequence, the genomic window CCATGACAAACAAGGACACTAATTATAATCTCTGAATAGAACGCAGCCCAGTGTCGATCCAGGAACCTTGACAAACAAGAACACTAGTGATGATCTCCTCTGAACAGAACACAGCTCAGTGTCGATGCAACAAGGACACTATTGAGGATCTCTCCTGAATAGAACACAGCCCAGTGTCGATCCAGGAACCGTGACAAAGAAGGACACCAGTGATGATCTCCTCTGAACAGAACACAGCCCAGTGTCAATCCAGGAACCATGACAAACAAGGACACTAATGATAATCTCTGAATAGAACGTAGCCCAGTGTCGATCCAGGAACCCTGACAAACAAGAACACTAGTGATGATCTCCTCTGAACAGAACACAGCTCATTGTCGATGCAAACAAGGACACTATTGAGGATCTCTCCTGAATAGAACACAGCCCAGTGTCGATCCAGGAACCGTGACAAAGAAGGACACCAGTGATGATCTCCTCTGAACAGAACACAGCCCAGTGTCGATCTAGGAACCGTGACAAACAAGGACACTAATGATGATCTCCTCTGAACAGAACACAGCTCAATGTCAATCCAGGAACCATGACAAACAAGAACACTAGTGATAATCTCTGAATTGAAACCATTTCAACTTGACAAACAAGAAACTTGACAAACAAGGACACTAATAATGATCTACCCTGAATAGAACATAGCCCAGTGTCAATCAAGGAACCGTGACCTTCAAGGACACTATTGATGTTCTCCTCTGAACAGAACATAGCTCAATGTCGATCTAGGAACTGTGACAAAGAAGGACAGTAGTGATAATCTCTGAATAGAACACAGCCCAATGTCGATCCAGGAATCGTGATAAACAAGGACACTTGTGATGATCTCCTCTGAAGAGAACACAACCCAGTGTCGATGtgtttagtatgtatgtgtgtcaCTCTCGCACTGATCTGCTGTATCTGTGACGAGAAAAGAAAATCTGCACACCTGAATAGAAGAAATTTTTTCACTTCCAGTCttcatgaataatttaatatcaattataaatgattaaatgcatgcttaatagtagttattaagattgatgtcgTTTGGAATTGTTAAAAGGTGCTTGGAAAAAAACATGATCAAGATATCAACTATGACCTTTGTCAATGTTATGCAAGGAATGTTGTGAATGGTTGTCaaggcagccaatcagaatttagcAGCCTCGTCTTTAATTGCCTGGAATGATGGTATATTGTAACGCTGGGTTGTGTTGAGCAAGCGAGCTGTCAGCATTCAGAGAGCACGGGGTGCAGACATCAGATGAGCAAGACATCCCATAGAGATCAGGCTCAGACAGAATGGTTGAATACAGTCTGTGCTTTGAGAGGCTCAAGTTTATCATTTAATCTCTTTAAAAGTTAAGTAATGATCATCAGTTAGATGACTCATGTATATCTGGGACACAGGTTCAACAGGTATTAGATACTTGGGTAAAATTAATAAATCCGCCTCAGAGAGAATTACAGACAACCTTTCACAAAGATTATATAAAACCTCTCAGGTTACGAATcttggttccctgagtagggaacgagacactgcatcctctaggggtcgctatagGGAGCATCTAgtcgtgacccgtgtctaaagcatacattgaaaaaaacaccAGTGAGTGTGCCGTCAACAGCCCCCGACGTCACTACCGCcatgactataaacaggcaccgggagaacacgtcattcacttcttcgtctgaagcttgcgtccaaaGCAAGACAAGGAGCAGTGTCTTATTCCCTaatcagggaaccatggttacgtTCACTTTCAAGAGAAttttgaactgcgtcctctaggggtcgctatagGGAACAGCATACCTATGCCACCATGctggggagtgcaggccagaatcatggtgaacactaagtaccaactctaccatttccattgGAGTTGCCCCTGGGCTATCTGTGACAGTACCGCTTACTGCCAAAGGCGTAAGCTACATAGCCAACTTAACTGTTAGGGCCTcagcccggggtagagctgaaggcttggagccaggaaagattcctttaaaaggATACAGCTAAGATCTAATCATTttataccaagtcttgcctgtcacacaggggctacctcTTGTTtctgcataagcttgctgaaggagcagTCTCAACAGACAACAACATCTCTAGTAACAACatcctgtttagataggtatccgaggatacataggtggagtggcacccaagatgaacggggcttttaccaactcaaaagagggcacgaagcaaccgcgtgaagccctcaccatatatgatttttttaaaaagcagaatactagtgtgcaaacttaccacagtctggattttagaaagtgtgcataGACTTCACTTGCAAACTTActatagcatggattttcaaataatgttctaaggaggggctctcgtggcacatagatggaatggtgcaaacagtatgtttgagagtcatcaactcgctctgtggaaataatgctggTGCGCTCTGGGGAAAATACAGAGAACTCAGTTTCATATGCGAGGagaactctgaattcagagtagcACACTCATAGGCAACCCTCCTAGTCTAGCGCTGATAAACTACCACAAGAAtcgcccaaatagcccctcacgttgagggaagcgatgcttgaagtgtataaacaaatacacactggctgaatgatgcccaaggaaccaaggtctaatcatttCAAGAAAGTGAATGAGGCAGAGCGAGTAACcattaccgtacaggatttcagaaagtgcacagaTCGTTCACGTGTTCAcaggcagaaatggaaggctcacctgagctggagggctatggtcagaaagattACGCTCATCGTAGGTGTCACCTTGTGAGCACACTTTCATGACATTGCCGTGGCGCGAACCATAACCTCCCATCGGTCTACATacacagggcaggaggattgagaaggctcagcttcagcttcttcaccatcctcaaatatctcctgcttttcctgggtaaaaacccagctgagcactaacctcagtatcagaaattgttaaagatataacatcatcctccggAGGCTCTCTCTTGTCCGCCGCCGACAAGCACGATAGAAAAAGTCTCTCTCTAAACCACTCAGACAGATTCACCTGTAATTCTCATGAGCTCATTCTCTTCTGTGTCTCAGCATCGACGGGTCCTGTTTATAGATATGCCattagtgacgtcagaggctgtcgccagccaaaccgttggtgttttttcaatgtatgcttcagacacgggtcacaacgaggtgttccccatagcaacccctagaggatgcagtttgtAGTTCCCTTGAAACAGAACCAGAAATATTGTCAATTGTTGGCTTCAAAGAAATGTATCTATTCAAGGTCAGTGTTGACCTCCAAGACTAAAAAAGAGTTTTCAGACTTGTGTATTATCTGTTTATATAGATTCTAATGCATTACACAAttgacaaaaaaactttttttattaatctggAGTGGCAAGACAGAGTTTGatcaaagaaatataataattagaAGTGTATCTATCAAGAGTAAATGCTTTGGAATTTAACACTATCAACAACGTCTTTAACATTAACTGGATCAAATGCTTTTCTGAGAATAAATTTCATGCTTCTCTTATTTAACTCAAAGTTATTTTTAGATAATGTGGTGCTCTTCATCTTCTTGTctgttattttaaatgcactaaGCTCCTCATTAAGCTGTCTAactttcacaaacacactctggATGTGTGGAAATCAGTctataaacatattttctttccccattcatgttattattaaaaatcaatatatatattactcaaaAACAAGTGATTGGTTTAACAAAGGTTTAGTTTTTGttatagatttatttaattattcaggtGATCTTTATAAtgacaatgcatttatttataattgtggATAAATGTTTTTTCCAgtgaatatataaaaactaattaattttatttccccAAAACTTCTTCACCTTGTTAAAAATGGAAATATGTATAAGCAGATCTTACTGCTAGGGGCCTTTCTATCAGCGTTAAAACATTCAGTAACTTTAAAATCAGGAACATTTTAGCCAAAGAAAACTGTAttctttcttaaatatttaagacattgttaaaaaaaaaactgcattataacATGtaagaaatcacacacacaaacacgctctctttcacacacacacacacacacacacacactctctctctctctctctctctcacacacacacacacacacgtttgtttttgtgtaaagtgtgttcatcccatatgcgtaatggtttttaaactgtacaaactgtatattctatggcccttcaccaaccctacccctaaacctaaccctcacatgaaactttgtgcatttttactttctcaaaaaacctcattctgtatgatttataagcattttgaaaaatggggtcatgggttatgtcctcataagtcaccttctccttgtaatacctgtgttatacccatgtcattatacagagttgtgtcctgatatgacacaaaaacaagagcacacacaaacacacacacacacactcactctctctctctctcacacacacacacacacacacacacacaccactctctctctctctccatctctctctctctcacacagttgagtgattgttgttgttattaatgtctctgttcttgtgttcagattcctgttttctcacactggatccaaacacggCAAACACTGAACTCATTCTGTCTGAGGAGAACAAAAAGGTGACATGTGTGATGAAGAAAcagccgtatcctgatcatccagaaaGATTTGATGATGTGcgtcaggtgttgtgtagagagagtgtgtgtggacgctgttactgggagattgagtggagtggaTCTGTGTTAATATCAGTCTCATATGAGAACATCAGCAGGAAGGGATCAGGTGTTGAGTGTAGGTTTGGACGTAATGACCAGTCCTGGAGTTTGATCTGCACTCCTGACAGTTACTCATTCAGACACAATAACAAACAGACTGATCTCCCTGTGAAGTCCATCATCAGGAGAATAGGAATGTATGTTGATGATGCTGTCAGGAGAATAAGAGCgtatcatgatgatgatgataataatgatgatgatagtgatgatgatgatgtcaggagaataggagtgtttgtggatcacagagcaggaatTCTGTCCTTCTACAGAGTCTACAGAAACACGGTGAGCCTCATGCACACAGTCCAAACCACATTCACTCAGCagctctatcctgggtttagaGTAAATTTTCTGTcttcagtgaaactgtgttgatgaatcagaaGAGTCTGATGAGAGATTCTATCCATAATGTTTGAGGTGCATGATAAATCAGTAACAGTGAGATGTTTTGTGCCACGTTTCCACCGTAATTACCTGGAACATTTGTACCCGGAactattttccccccagacctgttgccaTTTGTGTTTCCACCAGGGCTTGAAAAcggaaaaaaaatcagttcactccgagcagaaacGATATGTTAAAGTTTCTattctgcgttcctctgatattattaccgttccaaaaccggttcgggtggaagaaatactggttaataatgttattttttaaaaacaatattatttgcctataattttcctaataataatattaatattataataataataaagtatagcattttctttactcaaaaagaaaaggaaaaaataaagatctaacgcttagtcacagccaatacagcatcatcttctctagattttgtaaacatttttttttttgtaaaaaaaaggtCACGGCTCACgttgcattttattagccctaatacctccgaaataatgaaggctaaaatatCTGTAGTCTAAAGcgaaatgtttcaaaacattataaaaacagttattagtttcccTCTAAAACAAATCCTCTAAAGATTAGGCTATAAAAacatcaatccaaaaacaaactaatttaagctgaagctgatgcctacctctctcattctgCACGAATCCAAATATTTAATAGTAAATGTGTAATAAGTAACACTGTATATGCATCCGAAAGTTGGTCTCCTACTTTCATTCTaagaattattttgaggttaatttAGCAAATGAAAACGGCAGCTTCCgggaaattataaataaatataagaaactATATCAATATTAATGACAAACCAAAACTAATGAATTTAGACTAAAACAAAACTGATACCAATGTTGGGTCTCTCAtttgacacaaaatcaaatgtttccgtattcgcgacgtatttgaatgccaaatgattataaaaatagcctagctatgtttacagtgtttattatagccTAGCCTaatttttgtaatcattttgtgtctgcattatgcctatttctgaatgaaataatcatTTTCCTCATCAGTCACCTctccttggctactgcaattttcctcacagtatatttacaataaaacaaaataggatatcaaaCACTACtgccttctttaatttttcatttaaacataatgaaAGCTGACCGTTTGTGAAATCGGCTAGACACATAAATAAACCTCCAgctttaaataggcactgtcttcataaataaaccacagatttgagttttaaacaactacattctcgcctgaaatacatTTCATGACATGGTAACTGTAATGTTTAGAAAAATATAACTTCAAGCTGTAATTACGAGGCCAAGCACTCCACCGGCAAATTGAGGAGCTAAGCTAGcttggcatggagcatcacaccaaatgcaacgATGAGCGATTACAGCAATTTTAGTATGATTGTAACCGAAATGGcgaaaaaatcataaatacaacctctcGTAGCATGATTTATTGGCCATTGTTTAAGtgtgaccaataggtggcgctgttatcaAATTGAtatggtgtgttctgtgtgattgacattgacattgacacACACTAAGCTTAGTGTCAATATTCCAAAGCATTGCAGAGCTATAGCTACAAGTGCCATTTTAGCATCATGCCTCAAATTCGTTGCTGTACTAtagacacaaaatccataaaattttgtcagcacagtctcTAGATTATCTCACTCAATTTTTGTAAAAAACGGATGATTGATGAGGAGTacaaaaaagtaggttttcaacataaatcaaaatggcggacaggacgTCCAGCTgtcatatttggtatctatgttgtcggcataaaGCATGGAATATTTTTAgaccagtttcattacaataggctaatgcaattaAAGGTTATTAGAATCATTTTTATCAATGTAATTATTActggttaatgaatggttaattactcttgaccaataggtggtgctgttaccaaattgatgAAGTATGGTCAGAATGAAGTGACAGTGATACATACaatgtttggtgcaaatatgtgaAAGCATTGCAGGAATATATCCTCTAATGCATTTTGGCACCGTGCCTAAAATTTGTAACtgtgctgtatgaaaacagttataTCAATCAACACAAAATGATTAACTTTTTGTCAGCCCTGTCTGAAAATGATCTGACTCGATTTTGTTGAAAATCGGACCAACAGTTGAGGAGGAGTTAGAAAAGGT contains:
- the LOC113072991 gene encoding stonustoxin subunit beta-like, with product MVTEDGCSYLSSALTAQPSCLRELDLSYNHPGDSGVKLLSEKLEDPNCSLDKFNVDHGGESRITAGLQKYSCFLTLDPNTANTELILSEENKKVTCVMKKQPYPDHPERFDDVRQVLCRESVCGRCYWEIEWSGSVLISVSYENISRKGSGVECRFGRNDQSWSLICTPDSYSFRHNNKQTDLPVKSIIRRIGMYVDDAVRRIRAYHDDDDNNDDDSDDDDVRRIGVFVDHRAGILSFYRVYRNTVSLMHTVQTTFTQQLYPGFRVNFLSSVKLC